One window from the genome of Dolosigranulum savutiense encodes:
- a CDS encoding ABC transporter ATP-binding protein, translated as MSLELKQVSGGYGQRKVIDNLTFQIESGEVMGLIGLNGAGKSTTMKHIMGLLQPFSGSIRINGKTLAEDGISYRQLLAYIPESPMLYRALTLREHLDMTALAYNIEPEVVLERARPLLEMFRLTEHLDWFPTDFSKGMKQKVMIICALVTEPSVLIIDEPFIGLDPLAIHDFMQLIQDGKARGTAVLMSTHVLMNAEKICDRFAILHQGQLQKVGTLADIQQAMGLIGSSLDEIYQQLLRGQVISNDA; from the coding sequence ATGTCATTAGAATTGAAGCAAGTCAGCGGCGGTTATGGTCAGCGAAAAGTGATTGATAACTTGACTTTTCAGATTGAGAGTGGGGAAGTAATGGGCTTGATTGGGCTCAATGGTGCGGGTAAAAGTACAACGATGAAGCACATTATGGGATTGTTGCAACCATTTAGTGGCTCAATACGAATCAATGGAAAAACCTTGGCAGAAGACGGTATTTCTTATCGGCAATTATTGGCTTATATTCCTGAATCTCCAATGCTATATCGTGCGCTTACTTTAAGAGAACACTTAGATATGACGGCTTTAGCGTATAATATTGAACCGGAAGTGGTGTTGGAGCGTGCTCGTCCATTACTAGAGATGTTTCGTCTGACGGAGCACTTGGATTGGTTTCCGACTGATTTCTCTAAGGGGATGAAGCAGAAGGTGATGATAATTTGTGCGTTGGTGACGGAACCGAGTGTGTTAATTATTGATGAACCGTTTATTGGACTTGATCCGTTAGCGATTCATGATTTTATGCAACTTATTCAAGACGGTAAAGCTCGAGGAACAGCTGTTTTAATGTCAACCCATGTGTTAATGAATGCTGAGAAAATTTGCGATCGTTTTGCCATTCTGCATCAAGGGCAATTGCAAAAGGTCGGTACTTTGGCAGATATTCAACAAGCAATGGGATTAATCGGAAGTAGTTTAGATGAGATTTACCAGCAATTGTTGCGAGGACAGGTGATAAGTAATGACGCTTGA
- a CDS encoding ABC transporter permease, which translates to MTLEELFKKRQAHFTKQLMKYGKLVFNDHFMLILVVFIGALGYTYSTWLETIDRSAMYLVFIALTMGYLTLFLGETATYLEEADELFLLPKEQDYITIYQQQTIKSYCIHLVPMIIAVFLIRPILSTVANFNLSDMVALLLMWASMKAIDVSVSYYIDVSGEQQLKRYRLSWRIIMYLATLLSVYFMLMIAIVSIVIAAVVVYNCLIQSPIVSQLQLDVLIEREQERKQRIYYFFHLFTDVPYIEQTPHRLRRLDSVIEWLQPREVSSFGYYLRREFVRQRTYSGLVVRLLMVGVLAIIFIDESVMIYMLSVLSHYFILIQLLPLRETLLKHPQFALHPPTATHIRQDLQVFFRQLSIIVSILFGLAGLAQSFTAASILFGLNLLFMGGFIYLYLPYYFSK; encoded by the coding sequence ATGACGCTTGAGGAGTTATTTAAGAAGCGACAAGCTCACTTTACTAAGCAATTGATGAAGTATGGTAAACTAGTCTTTAATGATCATTTTATGCTTATTTTGGTAGTATTTATCGGGGCACTAGGATATACTTACTCAACTTGGCTGGAGACAATTGATCGTTCAGCGATGTATTTAGTTTTTATCGCGCTAACAATGGGCTATTTGACGCTTTTTTTGGGGGAAACGGCAACTTATTTAGAGGAAGCGGATGAATTATTTCTTTTGCCGAAAGAGCAGGACTATATAACTATTTATCAACAGCAAACGATTAAAAGCTACTGCATCCATTTAGTGCCGATGATCATTGCTGTATTTCTTATCCGTCCTATTCTATCAACCGTGGCAAACTTTAACTTATCCGATATGGTGGCGCTTCTGTTGATGTGGGCAAGTATGAAGGCGATTGATGTGTCAGTGAGCTATTATATCGATGTAAGTGGGGAACAACAGCTGAAGCGATATCGACTTAGCTGGCGAATCATTATGTATCTGGCGACATTATTAAGTGTCTATTTTATGCTGATGATAGCTATTGTCAGTATAGTGATTGCAGCAGTTGTGGTCTATAATTGTCTGATTCAGTCTCCAATCGTTTCGCAACTGCAGCTGGATGTATTAATTGAGAGAGAGCAAGAGCGCAAGCAGCGTATTTATTATTTCTTTCATTTATTTACTGATGTGCCTTATATCGAACAAACACCGCATCGCTTACGAAGGTTGGATTCAGTTATTGAGTGGTTACAACCGCGTGAAGTTAGTAGTTTTGGGTATTATTTGCGTCGCGAATTTGTTCGACAACGAACATATAGTGGCCTCGTTGTACGCTTGTTGATGGTGGGCGTACTGGCGATCATATTTATTGATGAATCAGTGATGATTTACATGTTAAGTGTGCTAAGTCATTACTTCATACTCATTCAACTATTACCACTCAGAGAGACATTGCTGAAGCACCCACAGTTCGCCCTTCATCCACCAACCGCTACACACATTCGTCAAGATTTACAAGTTTTCTTCAGACAGTTATCCATTATTGTCAGTATATTATTTGGACTTGCTGGACTAGCACAGTCATTCACGGCTGCTAGCATACTATTTGGATTAAATCTTTTATTCATGGGTGGATTTATTTATTTATATTTACCGTATTATTTTAGCAAGTGA
- a CDS encoding phosphotransferase family protein yields the protein MSFEQETGWTLHPLNGETGQAYMGIKNEQKLFLKRNTSPFLAALSLEGISPKLVWTKRTSNGDILTAQKWCNGRTLYKKEMNMVRVAHKLKGVHSSETLKKMLKRVGGQTYRPEDCLTDYFTGLPVDLRHHPTLAQAIRLLKKQLETLPVPSDYCVCHGDASHKNWLLSDEQELYLVDWDSVVLADPAFDIGQYMARYYPQIDTTQWLYAYDKQLTESFRKRIDWYRLMVSLFDIKAAYMSSRFHKMNEIIIQVDEWIKEIM from the coding sequence ATGAGTTTTGAACAAGAAACGGGGTGGACGCTGCACCCATTGAACGGCGAGACAGGACAAGCTTATATGGGCATCAAAAATGAACAAAAGTTATTTTTAAAGCGGAATACCTCACCATTCTTGGCTGCGTTATCTCTAGAAGGCATTTCGCCGAAGCTAGTCTGGACGAAGCGGACGAGCAACGGCGATATTTTAACGGCTCAAAAATGGTGTAATGGACGGACACTGTACAAAAAAGAAATGAATATGGTACGAGTTGCCCATAAATTAAAAGGAGTTCACTCCTCAGAGACGTTGAAGAAGATGCTGAAGCGAGTGGGGGGACAAACTTATCGACCAGAAGATTGTCTGACGGACTATTTTACTGGCTTACCAGTTGATTTAAGACATCATCCTACACTTGCGCAGGCAATCCGGTTATTAAAAAAACAACTGGAAACTTTGCCGGTGCCCTCAGACTATTGTGTTTGTCATGGGGATGCGTCGCATAAGAATTGGTTATTGTCTGATGAGCAAGAGTTATACTTAGTAGACTGGGATTCAGTTGTCTTAGCCGATCCAGCTTTTGATATAGGTCAATATATGGCTAGATATTATCCACAAATTGACACGACTCAATGGCTCTACGCATATGACAAGCAGTTGACAGAGTCTTTTCGTAAGCGAATTGATTGGTACCGTTTAATGGTGAGTCTATTTGATATTAAAGCAGCGTACATGAGTAGTCGTTTTCATAAAATGAATGAAATAATTATTCAAGTCGATGAATGGATAAAAGAAATAATGTAG
- the trmB gene encoding tRNA (guanosine(46)-N7)-methyltransferase TrmB has protein sequence MRLRHKPWANDMLADYPNYVIHDADHPENLRGKWSERFGNDQPIHIEIGMGKGQFIIESAKRHPEINYIGIERQSSVMVSALEKQIEADLDNVWLLRENGRDLTDYFAPGEVDRIYLTFSDPWPKNRHEKRRLTYKDFLAVYEVLLHDAGELHFKTDNQGLFEYSLASFSQYGMILDEVYLDLHASDFEDNVKTEYEEKFSAKGQRIYRVHAHFPGK, from the coding sequence GTGAGATTAAGACATAAACCGTGGGCGAATGATATGTTGGCAGACTATCCTAATTATGTTATTCATGATGCCGATCATCCGGAGAATTTGCGGGGGAAATGGTCGGAGCGATTTGGCAACGATCAGCCAATTCATATTGAAATTGGTATGGGGAAAGGTCAGTTTATTATTGAAAGTGCGAAACGCCACCCTGAAATTAATTATATTGGGATTGAGCGTCAATCGAGCGTGATGGTCAGCGCATTGGAAAAACAAATTGAAGCAGACTTAGATAATGTTTGGTTGTTGCGTGAGAATGGACGTGATTTGACCGATTATTTTGCGCCAGGGGAAGTTGATCGGATTTATTTAACATTCAGTGATCCATGGCCAAAAAATCGCCATGAGAAGCGTCGTCTAACCTATAAAGATTTTTTAGCAGTCTATGAAGTGCTGTTGCATGACGCAGGGGAATTGCACTTCAAGACAGATAATCAAGGACTTTTCGAATATTCATTAGCCAGTTTCTCGCAATATGGCATGATCTTGGACGAGGTTTATTTGGACTTGCATGCGAGTGATTTTGAAGATAATGTCAAGACTGAATACGAAGAAAAATTCTCGGCGAAGGGACAACGCATTTACCGTGTCCACGCTCATTTTCCGGGTAAATAA
- a CDS encoding PepSY domain-containing protein: MFDELSKEQKIVAGSIVGFLVAFGFGMFAEKQLAKRRTLEPDEILDRIKRDFKAEGPIEGSWIEMKRVPWKKFAHETAVYFGGITRREADELVQYEFIVDAYTGSLIDMYRL, translated from the coding sequence ATGTTTGATGAACTCTCGAAAGAACAAAAAATAGTTGCTGGAAGTATTGTTGGCTTCCTCGTTGCATTTGGCTTCGGTATGTTTGCTGAAAAACAATTGGCTAAACGTCGCACATTGGAACCGGATGAGATTCTGGATCGTATAAAACGCGATTTTAAAGCTGAGGGACCGATTGAAGGCTCATGGATTGAAATGAAGCGTGTGCCATGGAAGAAATTTGCTCACGAAACTGCTGTTTACTTTGGGGGCATTACTCGACGGGAAGCAGATGAACTGGTTCAATATGAATTTATCGTCGATGCCTATACTGGCAGCTTAATTGATATGTACCGCCTATAA
- the pepA gene encoding glutamyl aminopeptidase, which produces MNDKTFQTIKTLTEIQSTAGFEHNIRNYLRKEMTPLVDEVQVDGLGGIFGIRRHKDTDAPKLMIASHMDEIGFMVKAIKDNGLLEVTALGGWSPYVVSAQRFTVQTSSGDYPIVSSSVPPHLLRGKNNKSSIDVSDILFDGGFTSKEEAESFGVRPGDPIVPDVETIQMANGKVLASKAWDNRFGTAAILESLRDLKDTSLKSTLIAGANVQEEVGLRGTKGAVRKFKPDVFFAIDCSPADDMSGAKDANGRMGDGVLIRIYDPSYIMSREMRDYLLDTAESNNIPYQYYTSKGGTDAAAAHQLLEGIPTGVIAMAGRYIHTHQTLFHIEDYYAAKALLQEIITTFDQSTLDTLTVK; this is translated from the coding sequence ATGAATGATAAAACGTTTCAAACCATTAAAACGTTAACTGAAATCCAGAGTACTGCTGGATTTGAACATAATATTCGTAACTACTTAAGAAAAGAAATGACACCACTCGTTGATGAGGTACAGGTGGATGGTCTCGGTGGTATTTTTGGGATTCGTCGTCACAAAGATACGGATGCACCGAAGTTAATGATTGCGTCCCATATGGATGAAATTGGCTTTATGGTGAAGGCAATTAAAGATAACGGACTACTGGAAGTAACGGCGCTAGGTGGCTGGAGTCCCTATGTGGTCTCAGCCCAACGTTTTACCGTCCAAACATCTTCTGGGGATTATCCTATCGTATCGAGCTCTGTTCCGCCACATTTACTTCGTGGCAAAAATAATAAGTCTTCCATCGATGTGAGTGATATTTTATTCGATGGAGGATTTACTTCTAAAGAAGAAGCAGAGTCATTCGGTGTACGACCAGGTGATCCGATTGTCCCAGATGTTGAGACTATCCAGATGGCGAATGGAAAAGTTTTAGCTAGCAAAGCATGGGATAACCGCTTCGGAACAGCAGCCATCTTAGAATCGCTCCGTGATCTGAAAGATACGTCACTGAAATCAACTTTAATTGCCGGTGCTAACGTTCAAGAAGAAGTGGGTTTACGCGGAACAAAAGGAGCTGTCCGTAAGTTTAAACCGGATGTTTTCTTCGCTATCGACTGTTCACCGGCTGATGATATGAGCGGTGCGAAAGATGCAAATGGCCGTATGGGAGATGGCGTATTGATTCGAATATACGATCCAAGTTATATCATGTCACGTGAAATGCGTGACTATCTCTTAGATACTGCAGAATCGAATAATATCCCGTACCAATATTATACGTCAAAAGGTGGAACTGATGCAGCAGCGGCTCATCAACTACTTGAGGGGATTCCGACTGGTGTGATTGCGATGGCTGGCCGTTATATCCATACGCATCAGACATTATTCCATATTGAAGATTACTATGCTGCCAAAGCATTACTTCAAGAAATTATTACAACATTTGACCAAAGCACACTGGACACATTAACCGTAAAATAA
- the ytpR gene encoding YtpR family tRNA-binding protein — MIATSYNNKGLTDTLIITLAQSDVADQTFKREGNITEIKRENQVVGYNIFQASELIDLSESGPMQLSEEQISTLNDAIQAAGFDGQLEADLSPKFVVGYVKECKPHEDSDHLSITQVEVDGGETLQIVCGASNIAQDQTVVVAKPGAIMPDGMVIYPGELRGVESLGMICSARELGIESDQKKGILVLDDTYEVGQAFQF; from the coding sequence ATGATTGCAACAAGCTATAACAACAAAGGATTAACGGATACATTAATTATTACATTGGCTCAGTCCGATGTCGCTGACCAAACATTTAAGCGTGAAGGGAATATCACTGAAATTAAACGGGAGAATCAAGTTGTTGGCTACAACATCTTTCAAGCATCTGAGTTAATTGATCTATCAGAGAGTGGTCCGATGCAATTAAGTGAGGAACAAATTAGTACTCTAAACGATGCTATTCAAGCAGCGGGATTTGACGGTCAATTGGAAGCAGATTTATCGCCAAAATTTGTCGTTGGTTATGTGAAAGAGTGCAAACCGCACGAAGATAGCGATCATTTAAGTATCACGCAAGTAGAAGTGGACGGTGGCGAGACGCTACAAATTGTCTGTGGTGCTAGCAATATCGCGCAAGATCAGACGGTTGTGGTGGCCAAACCAGGTGCTATTATGCCGGATGGAATGGTTATCTATCCCGGTGAATTGCGCGGTGTAGAGAGCTTAGGGATGATTTGTTCAGCGAGAGAACTGGGCATTGAATCCGACCAGAAGAAAGGTATTCTCGTTCTAGACGACACTTATGAAGTCGGTCAAGCATTTCAATTTTAA
- the murC gene encoding UDP-N-acetylmuramate--L-alanine ligase, with protein MDQNIIYHFVGIKGSGMSALATILHDRGLAVQGSDVAKYFFTQKRLEDKGIKIVEFNEANIEAGMMIIAGNAFSDDHVELVKARELGLNIVRYHDFMSEIMTESTSIAITGSHGKTSTTGLMAHVLRHIKPTSYLIGDGTGNGEANADYFVFEACEYRRHFLSYTPDYAVITNIDFDHPDYYTSIDDVQEAFTAFASGVKKAIFACGDDQRLLNMASSVPIIFYGMGEHNDFRAENIERTTEGSSFDVYIRGEYYAHFDIPTFGQHNIQNALSVIAVAHYEGLERDSVATHLRSFAGVKRRFSEKIFEKTVIIDDYAHHPAEIRATLDAARQKYPNKEIIAVFQPHTFTRTIALLTEFAEALDLADNVYLCNIFNSAREASGNITIDDLLAKTTKGRSVLHEDDVSPLLDHRDGVIVFMGAGDVDKFEFAFEKLLSSTQRSQL; from the coding sequence ATGGATCAGAATATAATTTATCATTTTGTAGGTATTAAGGGATCAGGGATGAGTGCCTTAGCGACTATTCTACATGATCGTGGATTGGCTGTACAAGGGTCCGATGTCGCAAAATATTTCTTTACACAAAAACGTTTGGAAGATAAAGGTATTAAAATAGTTGAATTTAACGAAGCAAATATTGAAGCGGGGATGATGATTATTGCTGGTAATGCCTTCTCTGATGACCATGTAGAACTGGTGAAGGCGAGAGAATTGGGATTGAATATTGTTCGTTATCATGATTTTATGTCAGAAATTATGACGGAATCAACTAGTATCGCGATTACTGGCTCACACGGAAAAACATCAACAACTGGTCTAATGGCACACGTCTTAAGACATATAAAACCAACCAGTTATCTAATTGGAGATGGGACAGGAAATGGAGAAGCTAACGCAGATTATTTTGTCTTCGAAGCATGTGAATATCGTCGTCATTTCCTATCATACACACCTGATTATGCGGTTATTACAAATATCGACTTTGATCATCCTGATTACTACACAAGTATTGATGATGTGCAAGAAGCATTTACAGCATTTGCTTCTGGTGTTAAAAAAGCAATCTTCGCGTGTGGAGATGATCAACGTCTCTTAAATATGGCGAGTTCGGTCCCCATTATTTTTTATGGAATGGGCGAACATAATGATTTTCGTGCTGAGAACATTGAGCGAACGACAGAAGGGTCAAGCTTTGATGTCTATATTCGTGGAGAATATTATGCACATTTCGATATTCCAACATTTGGTCAACATAATATTCAAAACGCACTATCAGTGATTGCTGTGGCTCACTATGAAGGATTAGAGCGTGATAGCGTCGCAACACACTTACGCTCATTTGCCGGTGTTAAGCGCCGATTTTCAGAAAAAATATTTGAAAAAACAGTTATCATCGATGATTATGCGCATCATCCAGCTGAAATTAGAGCGACTTTGGATGCAGCTAGACAAAAATACCCCAATAAAGAAATTATTGCCGTCTTCCAGCCACATACATTTACACGAACCATTGCTTTGCTAACAGAATTTGCTGAAGCATTGGATCTAGCCGATAATGTCTATTTATGTAATATTTTCAACTCCGCCCGAGAAGCAAGTGGTAACATCACAATTGATGATTTATTAGCTAAGACGACAAAGGGGCGATCTGTCTTGCATGAAGATGATGTTTCGCCGCTCTTAGATCACCGTGATGGCGTTATTGTCTTTATGGGAGCAGGAGATGTTGATAAATTTGAATTTGCCTTTGAAAAATTATTGTCTAGTACGCAGCGCTCACAATTATAA
- a CDS encoding YfhO family protein encodes MKIAKRMMYTCLLSAMVLTIIFFLQDIMPFGDQTLFAVDMNHQYIDFFKYYKYAIEQAPEQILYSFQKGLGGEMIQLWAYYLMSPFNLVFLFFKEEHFPAAVTFLTTLKLITAMATMHFYIHKRSKLNLLQEVTLSLAYGLMSYLIVYHANIMWLDGVIFLPLVVCYLEIWLATHRNGWLYALFLGITIISNYYIGFMICLFLGLYAGYYLIVKIDRCTTKKIKQYGGFIAYSILGASLSAVIMLPNIQLLRQGKAADASLQWGNIISYTPIDIFSKQFIGAFQYNDLISGPPHTYIGVFAALLVSLYLVNKRIPLQRRLSALGMISILYLSTMIDVLNQIWHGGQFPVWFPHRFSFIICFFFILVAIESLEHFTGINFTTYGIFVSLVTIICLYYSQSSYGFLSHKKIAITWLLSVGILTILWKTPQLKQKTCALILMITLLDLGLNQWIIMENHGYAAASDYITYSDKLQEITNHFEQPDIFYRVSFDSHRRYNDAMNAHYNGMNHYSSNTERGSMALFNYLGLPTYHYVLDYSHGTWLTDGLFNIKYGISVNEQQQQHTILNHISTRYDHLTYDLVADTDEYTIRQNPSRITLGTAVNSHILTSQFNENMPIYNQELLFQLLSQSDNKLFSPLTLTYQQANNATETYNQWHITDADQEAWITYHYQSTQSDNPLYLMLPKHLTHDVVNITINGKTLKYAERFSANQVISIPMSSNEDNIIQINLKQDHIALDDMAIYELNKEIFEETLSKQNNFQIKTFKHSYIKGEIEATENESYMLTTILYDENWQVKIDGKKVKTVKLLDTLLGIPLKAGQQTVELTYRPTSLWIGIGVSILSLVIISLEAMNKKKRKRV; translated from the coding sequence GTGAAAATAGCTAAACGAATGATGTATACGTGTTTATTGTCAGCAATGGTGTTAACTATTATATTTTTTTTACAAGATATTATGCCTTTTGGAGATCAGACATTATTTGCAGTAGATATGAACCATCAATATATTGATTTTTTTAAGTACTACAAGTATGCTATTGAACAAGCTCCGGAACAAATTCTTTATTCTTTTCAAAAAGGATTAGGCGGGGAAATGATTCAATTATGGGCATATTATTTAATGAGTCCATTCAATTTGGTATTCTTATTCTTTAAAGAGGAGCATTTTCCCGCAGCGGTTACATTCCTTACCACATTAAAGTTAATCACAGCTATGGCTACGATGCATTTTTATATACATAAACGATCAAAACTTAATTTATTACAAGAGGTAACGCTTTCGTTAGCGTATGGATTAATGTCTTATCTGATAGTATACCATGCTAATATTATGTGGTTGGATGGTGTCATATTTTTACCGCTTGTTGTTTGCTACCTAGAAATATGGCTAGCTACTCATCGGAATGGGTGGCTATATGCTCTTTTTTTAGGTATCACAATTATTTCAAATTATTATATTGGATTTATGATATGCCTGTTTCTTGGATTATATGCAGGATATTATTTAATAGTAAAGATAGACCGTTGTACGACAAAAAAGATAAAACAGTACGGAGGATTTATTGCTTATTCTATCTTAGGGGCTAGTTTGTCGGCTGTTATTATGCTACCTAATATTCAATTGTTGCGACAAGGAAAAGCGGCAGATGCCTCTTTACAGTGGGGAAATATAATTTCATATACTCCAATTGATATTTTTTCTAAGCAATTTATTGGTGCATTTCAATATAATGATTTGATTAGTGGACCGCCGCATACATATATTGGAGTATTTGCTGCATTGCTTGTATCGCTGTATTTAGTGAATAAACGTATCCCTCTTCAAAGAAGATTAAGTGCACTAGGTATGATAAGTATACTTTACCTATCGACTATGATAGATGTGTTGAATCAAATTTGGCATGGAGGACAATTTCCAGTATGGTTTCCGCACCGTTTTTCATTTATCATTTGTTTCTTTTTCATTTTAGTAGCAATAGAGTCATTAGAGCATTTTACGGGAATCAATTTCACAACATATGGTATTTTTGTTAGCTTGGTGACAATTATTTGTCTATATTATAGTCAATCCTCTTACGGTTTTTTATCGCATAAAAAGATTGCAATAACTTGGCTTTTATCTGTTGGCATCTTAACTATTTTATGGAAAACACCTCAGTTGAAGCAAAAAACCTGTGCGCTTATATTAATGATAACCCTTCTAGATTTGGGGTTAAATCAATGGATTATTATGGAAAATCATGGTTATGCAGCTGCAAGTGACTATATAACTTACTCCGATAAATTGCAAGAAATAACAAATCATTTCGAGCAACCGGATATTTTTTATCGTGTTTCATTTGATTCACATCGACGGTATAATGATGCGATGAATGCACATTATAATGGGATGAATCATTATAGTTCCAATACAGAGCGAGGATCAATGGCCTTATTTAATTATTTAGGATTACCGACATATCATTATGTATTGGATTATTCACACGGTACTTGGCTAACAGATGGATTATTTAATATTAAATACGGCATCAGCGTGAATGAACAGCAGCAACAGCATACCATTTTAAATCATATTAGTACAAGATATGATCATCTGACATATGATTTAGTTGCAGACACCGATGAATACACGATTCGACAGAATCCCTCTCGAATCACCTTAGGAACCGCTGTTAATTCACATATTTTAACTAGTCAATTTAATGAAAATATGCCGATATACAATCAGGAATTACTATTCCAACTATTATCCCAATCAGATAATAAGTTATTTTCGCCGTTAACTTTGACCTATCAGCAGGCGAATAATGCAACTGAGACATATAATCAGTGGCACATTACCGATGCTGATCAAGAAGCTTGGATAACGTATCATTATCAATCAACCCAATCAGATAATCCGCTATATTTAATGTTGCCCAAGCATTTAACCCATGATGTCGTCAATATCACTATCAACGGTAAAACATTGAAATATGCGGAACGATTTAGTGCTAATCAAGTCATCTCAATTCCAATGAGTTCGAATGAAGATAATATAATCCAGATTAATCTGAAACAAGATCACATAGCGTTAGATGATATGGCTATTTATGAATTAAATAAAGAAATATTTGAAGAAACATTATCAAAACAGAACAATTTCCAAATAAAGACATTTAAGCATAGTTATATCAAAGGCGAAATTGAAGCGACAGAAAATGAATCATATATGCTCACAACAATTCTATATGACGAAAATTGGCAAGTTAAGATAGATGGTAAAAAAGTCAAGACGGTCAAATTATTGGATACACTACTAGGTATTCCTTTAAAAGCTGGACAACAAACAGTTGAATTAACGTATCGACCTACTAGCTTGTGGATAGGTATAGGAGTGAGTATATTATCTCTCGTAATCATTAGTTTGGAAGCAATGAACAAAAAGAAAAGGAAGCGCGTATAA
- a CDS encoding glycosyltransferase: MNSIAIVVPCYNEEEMLPIYVDKMRLLQEEFSETTLKLYLVNDGSSDNTLPVMRDLQQQFPSFIHYISLSRNFGKEAAMLAGLEATTEEYITIMDADLQDPPELLLEMYRLIHEEKRYDVVGTKRVNRQGEPLIRSWFSNMYYSINNLISGTKLEAGVRDYRLMTRQVVDAILSLPERNRFSKGIFAWVGFDTYYLPYENRERFAGDTSWSFFSLFSYSLEGFISFSETPLDIASFLGLITFLLALIGGVYIIIKTVLWGNPTPGWPSLAVIILAIGGLQLLSIGILGKYIGKMFVETKGRPHYIIKEQSKEKN, translated from the coding sequence ATGAATAGTATTGCCATTGTAGTACCCTGTTATAACGAAGAAGAAATGTTACCTATTTATGTTGATAAAATGCGATTATTGCAGGAAGAGTTTTCAGAAACTACTTTAAAATTGTATCTAGTTAATGACGGTTCTTCTGATAATACATTACCAGTGATGAGAGATTTACAACAACAATTCCCGTCTTTCATTCATTATATTAGTTTATCGCGAAATTTTGGAAAAGAAGCGGCTATGTTAGCTGGTTTAGAGGCAACAACTGAAGAGTACATTACAATAATGGATGCGGACTTACAAGACCCACCAGAATTACTGCTAGAGATGTATCGATTAATTCATGAAGAAAAACGTTATGATGTAGTCGGAACAAAACGCGTGAATAGACAAGGAGAGCCTCTAATACGTTCGTGGTTTTCAAATATGTATTACAGTATAAATAATTTAATTTCAGGCACTAAGTTAGAGGCGGGTGTTCGAGATTATCGATTGATGACGAGACAAGTAGTAGATGCGATACTTTCATTACCAGAAAGAAATCGATTTTCGAAAGGAATATTTGCCTGGGTCGGTTTTGATACGTATTATTTACCCTATGAAAACCGTGAGAGATTTGCTGGGGATACTAGTTGGTCATTTTTTTCACTGTTCTCTTATTCTTTAGAGGGTTTTATTTCATTTTCTGAAACACCATTAGATATAGCTAGTTTTTTAGGACTGATTACATTTTTACTTGCATTAATTGGTGGCGTATATATCATTATCAAGACAGTTTTATGGGGCAATCCAACCCCGGGATGGCCATCTTTAGCAGTTATTATTTTAGCAATCGGTGGCTTGCAGCTTCTTTCTATTGGTATTTTAGGAAAATATATCGGAAAAATGTTTGTCGAAACAAAAGGGCGACCTCACTATATTATTAAAGAACAAAGTAAAGAGAAAAACTAG
- a CDS encoding GtrA family protein, which yields MLENFFKKYKLVLLYLFFGGVTTFVNILFFYFTFHLLRLSTFTSTILAWLAALVTAFITNKQFVFGSVSWSGKIILKEFMLFFSYRALTGLLDLAITLIGIDMLHFDSLLVKITANIIVILTNYFVSKLIIFKEKN from the coding sequence ATGTTAGAAAATTTTTTCAAAAAATATAAACTTGTTTTGCTATATCTATTTTTCGGTGGCGTTACTACTTTTGTAAATATACTTTTTTTCTATTTTACTTTTCATCTATTGCGTTTAAGCACATTTACTAGTACCATTTTAGCTTGGTTAGCGGCTTTAGTCACTGCTTTTATTACAAATAAACAATTTGTTTTTGGTAGTGTGTCTTGGTCCGGCAAAATTATACTAAAAGAATTTATGTTATTCTTCTCTTATCGAGCACTAACAGGGCTTCTTGATCTAGCGATTACGCTTATTGGCATCGATATGCTTCACTTTGACAGTCTTTTAGTCAAAATCACTGCAAATATTATTGTTATCTTAACTAATTATTTTGTAAGTAAATTAATTATTTTTAAAGAGAAAAACTAG